The Candida dubliniensis CD36 chromosome 5, complete sequence genome has a window encoding:
- a CDS encoding subunit of the cytosolic chaperonin CCT ring complex, putative (Similar to S. cerevisiae CCT7;~In S. cerevisiae: required for the assembly of actin and tubulins in vivo): protein MAFSNQTPTIVVLKEGTDSSQGRGQILTNINACLAIQDTLKPTLGPFGSDILIVDGNGRATISNDGATILKLLDIVHPAAQMLVDISRSQDCEVGDGTTTVTILAGELLKEAKNFIEDGMNPHLIIKGYRKACQLCIEKIESLSIDILTKDNGNDNDNLEFRDLLEKCATTAMSSKLIKANSKFFTKMVVDAVLTLDQNDLNENLIGIKKIPGGSLEDSLFIDGVAFKKTFSYAGFEQQPKSFKNPKILCLNIELELKAEKDNAEIRIDQVNQYQEIVDAEWKIIFDKLQSIYKTGAQIVLSKLPIGDLATQFFADRNIFCAGRVNDDDMNRVIQAVGGDIQSSCSNLLKDGKLGQCESFEEIQIGNERFNIFKGCPKTKTCTLILRGGAEQVIAEVERSLHDAIMIVKRSITHKKIVAGGGAIEMELSKYLRDYSKQIHGKQQLIIAGFAKALEIIPKQLCENAGFDSIELLNRLRSYHAKGETWYGIDFQLENIGDNFKNFIWEPSLVKINALSSATEAATLLLSVDETIRNDEQDQQQQGQPQMAPGRGRGAF from the coding sequence ATGGCATTTTCTAATCAAACTCcaacaattgttgttttaaaaGAAGGTACTGATTCCTCTCAAGGTCGAGGACAAATTTTGACCAATATTAATGCATGTTTAGCCATTCAAGATACTTTAAAACCTACCTTAGGACCATTTGGTTCAGATATTTTAATAGTTGATGGTAATGGTCGGGCAACAATTTCTAATGATGGAGCAacaatattaaaattattagatattGTTCATCCAGCAGCACAAATGTTAGTTGATATATCTCGATCTCAAGATTGTGAAGTTGGTGATGGTACAACAACAGTGACTATACTTGCAggagaattattaaaagaagcgaaaaattttattgaaGATGGTATGAATCCtcatttaattattaaaggATATAGAAAAGCTTGTCAATTatgtattgaaaaaattgaatcattatcaattgatatattaACCAAAGataatggtaatgataatgataatctTGAATTCCGTGatttattggaaaaatGTGCTACTACAGCTATgtcatcaaaattaattaaagcaaattctaaatttttcacaAAAATGGTAGTTGATGCAGTATTAACATTAGAtcaaaatgatttaaatgaaaatttaattggaattaaaaaaatccCTGGTGGTTCATTAGAAgattcattatttattgatggAGTAGCATTTAAGAAAACTTTTTCATATGCTGGAtttgaacaacaaccaaaatcatttaaaaatcCGAAAATTTTATGTCttaatattgaattagaattaaaagCAGAAAAAGATAATGCTGAAATTAGAATTGATCAAGTTAATCaatatcaagaaattgttgatgctgaatggaaaataatttttgataaattacaatcaatttataaaacTGGTGCACAAATtgttttatcaaaattacCAATTGGAGATTTAGCTACACAATTTTTCGCTGATagaaatatattttgtGCTGGTAGagttaatgatgatgatatgaATCGAGTAATTCAAGCTGTTGGAGGTGATATTCAATCTAGTTGTTCTAATTTACTTAAAGATGGTAAATTAGGTCAATGTGAAtcatttgaagaaattcaaattggtAATGAAcgatttaatatttttaaagGTTGTCCTAAAACGAAAACTTGTACATTAATATTAAGAGGTGGAGCGGAACAAGTTATAGCTGAAGTAGAACGATCATTACATGATGCTATTATGATTGTTAAACGATCAATTACtcataaaaaaattgttgctgGAGGTGGAGCTATTGAAATggaattatcaaaatatttacGGGATTATAGTAAACAAATTCATGgtaaacaacaattaattattgCTGGATTTGCTAAAGCTTTAGAAATAATTCCTAAACAATTGTGTGAAAATGCTGGATTTGATagtattgaattattaaatcgATTAAGAAGTTATCATGCTAAAGGAGAAACTTGGTATGGtattgattttcaattggaaaatattggtgataattttaaaaattttatttggGAACCTTCATTAGTTAAAATTAATGCTTTAAGTTCTGCTACTGAAGCAGCAACATTATTGTTATCAGTTGATGAAACTATTAGAAATGATGAACaagatcaacaacaacaaggtCAACCTCAAATGGCACCAGGTAGAGGTAGAGGAGCATTCTAG